The Microscilla marina ATCC 23134 genome contains the following window.
GGGAGATCAAACGTTGCCTGCTTACTGGCAGTGTTTGATTTTGCTTACGACATATCATTAGAGCAAAGGCTCCACCTATTTTTCTTGTTTATATAACATCACACGGCTTGCCTGTCAGCAGAATACCGCTGGCAGGACAGGCTTAAAAGAAACCCAGAGTTATTTCTTAACCGTATATCAAACTGCTTGATTTGAGGCTGTATGGCGCTTTTATGCCTGGTTTTAAAGCAAGCAGCCACCTTACCACAGGTGTTTATTCAGGACTAAAGTATGGCTGTTTGCATACGTTACTGATTTACCTGTGGTCTGGAATGGCTTGGTCTGCCTGTACCAGAAACTGATGTTTCTGTACCAGAGCCAAAAAAACAACCGTTCAGTTTTTTGCGCTGTAGCAGGTGTTTTTTAGGCTAAAGTCCCTGTTTTGGTATGAAAATTTAAATTATCATTTTAGCGAATATAATAATTCGCTTGAATAAATGGGAGTGCTATATATATACTTCAAAAGAGTGTTATTATTTGATAAATACAATTTTAACAATTTGTTGTATCCGTTTGTGAATTACAACTACTAAGAGTCGTTTGATTATTTATTTATGCAAAAACCTTTGCTTGTTTCAGGCGAAGGTTTTTTTTATTGGCATTACTCATTTATTTTTTGGTAGCTTCTTCAGTATTTGTTCAGCGGCATCCACTTTGGTTTGGGCTTCCCTGAATAAATGAACGGCTTCTTTGAGCAAAGCAGTGGCAGTTCCTTCCGGGGTTGCCCGGTTCATCAACTCTACCACCGTCAGCCCAAATACCTGCGCAATCTGGGCAATGTCGTCCAGCCCTACATTTTGGGTACGTCCATTTTCAATTCTTTCATAAGTTTGTTTGCCCCAACCCAGTTTAGTCGCCATTTGTTGGTGGGTAAGCCCCTCACTGGTACGCAAATGCTTAATGATTTTTAGTAAGTCTTGTTTTTCCATTGGGCTAAAATACCTGCTTTTTCTTTGATACACATCAAGTTTTGATGCCTTTTATTTGTAAGTGATTATGAATAGATTACATTTGAATGAAAAACATCTAATATTGATGTTTTTATGTTTGTTTAATATTGAAATATGATGTAATACACTCACTAACAACCAACACTTTTTTACTATGAACAATTCTCAACAACTATTACAAAAGATCAAACAGGCACGTTCTGCTACCCGGCTTACCACCCAAAACCCTTATGATGAACAACACGAAGCGGCCAAATGGAAAGACTACTATGAAAAGGCGCAACATTATATGGAGGGCAAGTCTTACCTCGAAAGGCGGTTGGTCTGGTTTAAACTCAGCAAAGGATTCAGGGCATTTTATCACCCGGTATCGGTCGTACTTGCTTTGGTAACCGCTACCCTGCTGGCCACCCGGCATTTAAAGCTGCACTCACTGGGTCCCATCTCTATCTTTTTGCTCTTACTCACTCTGGCGTGTTTGCTGGTGATTTTTGGCGCACTCGAATGGGGCAAGAAAGAAAAAGCCACTGATGTGTTTTATCGGCAGGCAAACGGCAGAGCAGTACCTTTGATGCAATGGCTCTACCTTGGTTTATTGGTGTTTGCTTCGCTGCTGGTCAGTGCTTTGGGTGGGGCACTCATTGGCGATGCCCAAACGAATGAAAACAAAAATATTATGGCGGATAAAGTTCAAGCCATTCAACGGGTAAAAACCGATCACCAGACACGTTTGCAACAGCTGGCAAAGACCATTGCCGGGCTCGAAAGCCTGTCGGTAGACCCCAAGGTAAGGCGCTGGGGGCTGACCAAAGCTGAGCAGGAAAACCTGCGGGCGGGCAAAGCAGAAAAAGCAAAACTTGAGCAACAACAATCGCAGCAAATTGCCCGGCTTGAGACCCGTTACGGGCAACGTAGCCAAATCAACCATTATTACCGCCACTTAGGAATGGGGATTGGTTTTTCGGTGGTGCTGATGATGGAACTGTTCCTGATATACGCCTATTACTTTCACAATGCTTTTATGAAACGGGTAGAAGCCGAAGGCAGGCAACACGCTATTTTGCCCCTGCCCGAAGAAGCTAAAGAAGGAGTATTGCCTCACCAGGAAATCATAACGGCAGTGACTCAGGGTTTACAAACCGGGTTTAGTCAGTTAATCAATGTCTCTGATTCAACCACAGAGTCAGAAGGGCGTGATCAAAGAAAGGAAATCAGTTTGCGCCCCAGAGGTAAGCCTGACCCGGTAAACAGGCACGAGTTGCATGACAGTTTAATGAATAATGATGGTGGTGGTATGAACAAAAGTGGTGTCAAATCAAAAGGCAGTCATGACAGTTTAATGGGTGGTATGAACAAAAGTGGTGTCAAGTCAAAAGACTGTCATGACAGTTTAATGAATAATGATGGTGGTGGTATGAACAAAAGTGGTGTCAAGTCAAAAGACTGTCATGACAGTTTAATGGGTGGTGGTATGAACAAAAGCGATGTCAAGTCAAAAGACAGTCATGACAGTTTAATGGATGGTATGAACAATCATACAACACCTATGAACAAAAGTGGTGTCAAATCAAAAGACAGTCATGACAGTTTAATGGATGGTATGAACAAAAGCGGTGTCAAATCAAAAGACTGTCATGACAGTTTAGTGGATGGTGGTATGAACAAAAGTGGTGTCAAGTCAAAAGACTGTCATGACAGTTTAATGGGTGGTGGTATGAACAAAAGTGGTGTCAAGTCAAAAGACTGTCATGACAGTTTAATGGGTGGTGGTATGAACAAAAGCGATGTCAAGTCAAAAGACAGTCATGACAGTTTAATGGATGGTATGAACAATCATACAACACCTATGAACAAAAGTGGTGTCAAATCAAAAGACAGTCATGACAGTTTAATGGATGGTATGAACAAAAGCGGTGTCAAATCAAAAGACTGTCATGACAGTTTAGTGGATGGTGGTATGAACAAAAGCGGTGTCAAATCAAAAGACTGTCATGACAGTTTAGTGGATGGTGGTATGAACAAAAGTGGTGTCAAGTCAAAAGACTGTCATGACAGTTTAATGGGTGGTGGTATGAACAAAAGCGATGTCAAATCAAAAGACTGTCATGACAGTTTAATGGGTGGTATGAACAAAAGCGATGTCAAATCAAAAGACAGTCATGACAGTTTAATGGGTGGTGGTATGAACAAAAGTGGTGTCAAACAAAGCAGTAAAAAAACAGGTCGCAATGGCTATTATATTTCTCCTATTTGTTTTGACCGCTATTATGAAGGGCGCAACCGTGCCGACGAACCTTACCGAAAACTACATTGGTACGAAGCAGTAATACCTGACTTGATGAAAGGGGTGAAGTATGGAGATATTCTGGAAAAGCAATACCAGGTCTATGATTTTAGACAAGACAGGTATGTGGTGAAAAACATCAGTGATACCACGCTCAGAAGCACCATTGTAGCCCAATTGAAAAGTCTGGAAAATATGTGATAAGTAACCCCTGTAGGTAGACCGTCTGTCTACCCCAGGGGTTTGGGTGTTCAAGTGTTTACTTTTAAAGTCTCTGCGTGTTTTGCCAGTTCTTTGATTCTATTCAATTCCGGTTTGCCCGCCCCGGCCAGGGTAGCCTTGCGAAGTGCCTCTTTTTCGCTGATCTGAAACTCCCGAAACACGGTTTGCCAGGCGTCGGGGTTTTGCCAATACTCCTGTTCTTTTTCGCTGAGGTTTTCGGCCAGTAAAATGACTACTTGATTGCCTGCGGCAAAGAGGCACTCAATAAGTTGGCGGGTAAAAGCCAGTGGCTCAGTGGTTGCTTTGGTTTTATTAGTGGCTTTGCCACCAACTACTGTTTCATTTGCGGCAAGAGATACCACAGGTAGCCCCTGGCAAGCCGCCCATGCTTCTTTGCCTGAAAAGGGCAGCCCTACAGTACAATACAAGGTAGGGAGTGGGGTTTGTTGTTGTTTTGAGTTCATAAATGAATGTGGTTTTGATCAAACAAAATAAGTGGTAAAAATGCTGAGAAAGTGCATGATGTTACTGTTTTCATCATTACTAACACTTGGTGCATTTATTAAATTTAGTTCTGTGGGCGACAAATCTGCCATTACATTACTTATTGACTGAAAAGTATTTAAGCGGTCGGGTGAGCGGCAAATGGTCGTTCTAATTCTTTTAGTAGACTGTGGTGCAAAATAATTTTGTGAAAAGCCTTCCAGGATTTTCGAGTAAAAAGGTAAGGAATTGAGCGGAAGGTAGCCAAAGAGACTTACTCTAAAGGGATAACGGTTTTCCCTTAGTTCTACTTCTGCATAGAGCGACTGTTGTAGTTTGGCATCAATTGCCCTTTTAATGGGTAGGGCAATTCTTACCCAAACCTCATTATCGGTTTGATCAAAATATTCATGAACTGGAATGTACTTGATTAATCTGTCACTGGTTTTACGTACCTCAATATCTATTCTCAGATCGTAATCCTCATGCCCTGCATACAATTGCTCTACATTAGCTCCTATCTGCTCATCAATATCGTACAGGATTGCCTTGCCTAAAAGCACAGCATTGGCAGGTATTTGCCCTTGGGTCACTAAAAATTCCAAGGCATCTTGCCGAGCATTAGGTTGGCAATAAAACTGGAATACATCTCCTTCATAATTACCACCAAAAGGCGGAGGGAATGTGATGGTAATATCCCCTAAGATGCGCCACTTTTTGCCTTGACAGATAATTTCGGTTTGGTTGTCCTGATTGCCAGTACGCTCTGCATTGAATATGAGGCTGTCGCCAAACGGCTTTTTCAGGTCGAAACCTGCCACAATGCCTTCTTCAGTGCCCAAGGCAACCCTGGTATGCCACAACTCTTGATGAAGCACTTCGGCTTGATCCAAAGAAGGGTTTACCAACTTAAGTCTTCTAATCTTGTGGGGAGCGTGTGCATTGCCGTTGGCATAAATCACTGGGTTGCCTGGGCGATAAGTTTCTTCAATTGCCCAGCCGTAATTTTCTGCATCTGGGATGCTTTGCTCTTGCACTTCGAATACTTCATCATTGTGGAGGATCATGCCTGCGGTGGTGGTAGCCAACCCTGCGTCATCTTCGCTGATTTTGCAGCCTTTCAAAATATAGGACTTACTCAAGTCAAGCCCTAATGTAGCAAACATGGCTGCCTGCCCTTCTCGCTGGGCTTCCTGCAAATGGAGCAAATCGTCCAGCGAGTCAGGGTGTCCGCCTGTAACGAGGTCTAATATTTTTGCCATAGTGTGTGCTGCTTATTCTTTGGTGATAATTGCATAAACCTTATCGGGTAATTTGTATTTATCGATAAAGGCACGAATCTGAAGTTGTTGATCCTCACTCAGTGCTGGAATCTGTACTACAAAATCGTACTCTCCCTGAAATTCGCCCAGCGCATAGCTAAACTTTGGAATGATGTTTTTTTCGACAATTTTGCTCAAAGAGTAACGATAATATTGCAAACTGGAGGCTTCGCTGAGGTAATAGATATAGCGGCGGTTTTTCTGATACGTTTGGTTGATGATGATGACCTCCTTGCTCAACCCTAATCTTCGGTTGAGCTCTTCTTCGAGCACCATCGTTTGGTTGCTGATGGCGATTTCCAGCTGGGTGGCCACCCTAAAAGCCACAAACTTTGCGTGCAAGGTTTTGATGGGGGTAAGCATTACTTGCAGCCAAGCCAAATGCCGTGCTTGCTCCTTTTTGAGGTACGAAGGCACTAGCCAACGTACAAATTTGTTCCAGTCAATGGTCATGCTTTTACTTATTTTATAAAGGAGTTTTTAAAGTGAGGTGATCTTTGAGTGGGTGTTCACTATCCAGTTTTACATAGCCCGATTTGGGGATGTACACCCGGTTTACTGGAGTGTAAGTTTCTCCACTTGCCTTGGCTTCAAATAATGTAATGACTACATCTTCTACTCCTGCCACTGCCTGAACTGCATCTACAATTTTAGATTTCAGTATTTTCCCGTCAAAGGGTAAGCTGGCTAAGTGCTGCTTGATGGCGGTTTCAATGGCGGTTTTGAGCGAGGCAGGTTCCAGCAAAGGGTTATAGTATACTTCCAGGCTAATTTTAATCGTATCGCCGGGCAAACTGTTGACTAAAAGGTACGCCCCAGGCGGTTGAAGTCGGTCAACATACCCACGAAGCGCGGCAAGTTCGCCTGCCGAAAGTTGCCCCGGCTGTCCGTCCACTGTTTTGGCTACCTTGAGCGTGGCAACGTTGTCATTGCCGCTGGCCACCGAAATGGCGGCTTGGCTGATGATTTGTTTTTCGAGAGATACCTGGGCATAACCCAGTGCTCCATTTTGATCCCTGATCAGGTTGTCTCCGTACTGAAATTTCGTTGCCTGTAGCACAAACCATTCTGCCGAGCCAAATATGCTTTGTGCGAGCCGGGCTTCCACTGCTGCCTTGTGTCGGTCAAAGAGTTGCTCCAGCGTCCAGGCTGCCATGGCCACCACATAGAGCCAGAGTCGCCAGATCGCAAAATTAGAGGGAGAATCCAGGGCATCGAGCTTGGGTTCGGCAGCCTTGGCCGCCAGCAGTTCGTTGCGTATTTGAGTAAGGGTTCTTGCCATGCGTTTGCTATCTTAATTTCCTGTTTTTACAATTACCGCCTGGGGCAACTTATTTTGAAAGTATTTGACCAAGGGATAGTCACGAATGTCTACTTTATCAGGGTCATACCTAACCTTGGTACCTGCTGCAATCTCCTCATCCAGCGAAAGCGTGGGGTTGTCGTCCAAAAGCACAAAAAATGCCTGGGGGTTTCCATAGAGTTGCAGGGCAAGGTCTATGATATTTTGCCCCTCGTAAGTAGTATAAACTTGTATCATATCTATATCGGTGTATCAATCATCGCTTTGCGCTAACCATTTAACCATTTAACCATTAGCGAAGCGAAACCATTCAACCATTTAATTACTCCACCCCGCCTCAATCTGCACCAGCTCGTGCCCTTCTCCCTGGGTCAGGTCAATGCGCACCGATTCTATGGTTTGCCCATCGAGCTCCAGTTGGAGCTCAATCTCGGCGCGCATCTCACTCAAATCCCGGTTTTCGTCGCCCAGAAATATGTGTAGCCCAACACCTGCCTGGGGGGTAGCACGCAAATCCCCTTTGTTTGCCACCAGGTGATGTGCCTGATGCTGTACGGTGGCATCGCCCAGAGCAAAGTCACCGTTTTCAAAAGCGAGGTCTCCATCCACTTCCGAGAGCAGCACATCTATCACCTTGCGCCAGTTGTTAGGGTCAGTTGTCGCCATCACCGTGCGTTACTTTTTTGTTGATGATCGAATCTTTTAATACCCCGGTCTGTTTGCCCGCCACAGCTCCCTTGAGGGAGGCCTGCAATGCCGAAGGGCTGCCATTGCCAGGTTCTGGAATGGGTGGTCCCGAAAGTACTTGAACCAAGCCATCCAGAATGGCCTTGTTCTTATTCCACTCGGTTTTGAGCTCTTTGATTTTGATCAGCCCACCTGCACTGTCTCCGTTGAGTGAAAGCTGATCGGCGGTCAGTTGCACGCTCAAATCACCCACTTTCAATTGGTGGGCATCCTGGCTCAGGTTTACTTCCAACTCATCGTTTTTGTAGCTCAAACCTGCTTCGCTCAACTCGGCAAAGCTGTCTTCGCTAAACCGGATGATTAGCTTTTCTACTTCCCCAAAACTGGTCACATAAGCCTCACTTTCCGAAGCTTCGAGCATCGACACAATCACCGCACTGCCTATTTTGGGAATAAACACTACCCCGCCTATTGCCTCACTATCAATACTTGCTACCAGACGTACATCGGGCAGGGGGGCTTCGCCGCCCAAAGGCTGCACTTCACACGTGCGGGCGGCTTCGTCTACCTCTGTCACCGTACCCCGAATATTTTTGCTGTCAGTGGGTAAAGCCTCCATAATTCGCCTGATAGAAGCAATAAAAGCGTTGATCTGTTCGTCCATCGTTTACTGAGCCCTCCGTCCAATTTTGACGGCTCGCTTGAAGCCCCCGGTTTTGCTGACCGTGGTTTTTACTTCATCTACAAAATACAATCCCTCACGTTCGGGGTAGTCAGCATCCAGGATTTGGCAGCGTGCCGAATGCACCACGTGTGGAATGCCCAGGGTTTTGATTCCCCCCTTGTAGCCCTCGTAGCGGTACAGCTTGACTTTTTCGTCCGCAATTTTTTGCAAAGTGTCCTTGTCCGCAATGGGCTCAGGCGAAATCCAGGTTCTCAGCTCGCCTTCTTCACTACCCGCGTACACTTCCAGTTTTTGATTGTTTTTGAGGTATGAAGTCGCCTTGAGCTTAATCTTGATGTCCTCCTTGCGGCGGTATTCCAACTCGGTGGCAAGCACGTTTCGCTGTAAGTCATACACCACAGGTGCTTCATCTACCCCAGTAGTAGCCGCTACATCCTCTGAATAAGGCAAGCCCACGTACAACTGCTTGCCCCGGAAATACATCGCCAGCCCGTAGTTGTCTTTGAGCTTTTGCAACACTTTGGCGGCGCTGGCATTGGCCACCCGAAAGGGGGCAAGGGCTACTTCGGGCACCTCTTTGGGGTTCACAAACTCCACCTCAAAGCCCTTGATTGCTTCTTCAATTACTTCCTTCAAAGTGGCGTGCTTCCAGGTTTTGTTGAGGTTGGAGCGCTGCAAATGGTAGACCTCATCCACACAATGCATCTCGAAGGGTTGGTTGGGGAGCAGCTGGGCAATGTAACCTTTGAATTCGGTATGCAGTTCGCCGTCGTAGCCCAGTTTGATTTCTATTCCATCTCCTTCTTTGAGCTGTTTGTTGAACTGACCCCTTAACCTACCCAACTTCAGCACAGCCATATCACCCAGGTTTTTCCACGAACTGGTGATTTCCAGCGAGGTAAAACTGTCTAACAGGTACTGCGTGCCACCAGTGGCAGGGGTAAATATGACTTGGGTATTGAATGTGAGCATGGGAGCAACTTAACAATGCTCAAGGATTTTAGGGAGGAGTTTTTTTGGGGATAAGTAAAGGCTTGACTGTGTTTGAGCCTGTGTGGGATTTGATAGATTTGAACTATTTTTTATTCAAAGAAAATGGGGTGTATTTGTTTGAGTAAAGGTGGCTTTGTCAGTAATAAACGATCAACTAAACTTCAAAAAAATATGTTTAATGGTTTTATTAATAGGCGCATTGGGGTTATTTGAGCTATAGCATTCTTCATAATTTTGAATAGTATGTTTGTTTTCAATTAGACCATATTTAGGGGGTAAACTGTCTTTTTGAAGTTTCTTATTGAGTTTTTCTACGGCATCAGAAGGAAGTCCATTAACTACATAAGCCAGCATACAACCTTGAATTTTCTCATATTTCTCATCAACTAAAGCTTTAATTCCTGTGGCTATATAACGGGCAACAGTATTAGAAGCTTGAATCTTTGCTCCTGACTTTTTAGCCCAATCATTACAAGAAACATTTTTAGCTTCTGCGAAGTACTTTTTCTCGTTTTCTTCTGTCCAATTAGAAAAATGGAAATCAATTCGTCTTGCTTCTTTAGCTGATGTTTTTTTACTGGTTGCCTCTTTTCTACTAAGGTAATATTCACGCTGCACCGAAATTTTGTGTAAGGAAGCCATTGGTTGTATTTGCATCTTTTCTAATAATGTTTCACTTATATCTTCTTCTCCCCATTCTTTAAAATCAAAATCTAAGGGCGGTACACATGTATTATCCCCTAAAAGGTTTTGTAGTTCCTTATGTCTTTTATGATTAAATTCCGCCTCATCTCTTTCCTTAAGCATGGCACTGTAACCTTCTATCAGTAGTTGATGACATAAGGTGTGAAAGCTTGTCTGTATTGCTTTTTTTAAGTTTATTTTTAGCTGATTGCCCATGCTTAATCTGTCAGGTTATCTCCAATTATTTCGTTTGCATCATTGATAGCCATTGATCGTGACCAAAACCTCTTTTCGTTAGGCTTGATAATGTATGCTTTGTCTTCTGTATAGTATCTTATAAATTTACGATAATACATGCTTTCTGCATATTCCTCGTAAGAATATTGTTCTATTGTTTTTAAAATATTGGTTATTTTGCCCATAGGTAGCTCTTCAACATGCCCGGCAGGTTTTTCGTTTCCAAAATTAACTACGACAACATTTAAGGGATTTTTGCTTTCTTGTGTATTTACCAATGTTACCCATACACTAATACCTTCACTTTCAGGGGAAATTAAAAAACTGTTCATGGTTTTGCATACATACTCTGCATACGCTTTTTGCTCTTCATTACTAACAGGTTTGAATGCCTTAGACTTTTCTTTTTCCATAAAGGCATCTAAACTATAGTCTAGTAAATCGTTGATGAATATTTGCTCTGTTTCTGAAAAATTCAAAACCTTCCAAAACAATTCATCTATTTCCTTCTCCAAAGCATTTATTTGGGGTTCTTCATTGATCACATTGGCTTTTTTAACTTCAACGATTTGGTCAAAAGCTTTTAAAATTGCTTTTGAGGTATTTTTAGGTAATGAAAAACATAAGTCAGGTAATTGAAATGCCTCATCAGGTTTTACTTCCTCACGTTCTATTCCCCAACTTGCAGTGGTTAAAAACATAAAATATTTTGCAAAAGATGAGTTCAGGTATGCAGTTAGTATTTTTAGTTTGCCAGAGTCCTTATGGTGTATTCCGTAGATAGTGGATTTAAAAGAACTATTATAATCAACATAGGAAACACAATACTCTTTGTTAGTTAGACCTTTTTTTATAACTATGTGAGGAGCTTGATAAGCGGATATTTTTCCAAGTCGATGAAACTTTACATCTTCAATATTTACAGCAAAAGTTTTAGGTGTAAAATACCTTCTTATTTGCTTTGCAGGTAAATGTAAATCGTTTTTTATTAATTGATTAGGAATATTTTTTGGGTTTGATGTTTTTAACCCATCTCCTCGATCATTCCATCCATTTTTTACAAAAAAATCCTCCAAATTTTGTTTTGATTGAAGCCTTTGTATTAGATCAAAATCTTGTTCGCTTCCCCACATAGCCACTTTCCAAATATTAGTATTTGGTTTTTGGCATTCTTCACGGGGTAAATATTTAATATCTGTAGAATCAATGGCTATCCCATCAATCATGCGATTTTTAATAGCAGTCTTAGGGGCACAATACATTAACTTTTCAGGCATTTTTACGGGCTTATTTTTACTATAAAACACTACACTCACTGGGCTTGTAGCAGAAGCAAATAAGTTTCTACCCCCTTGTTTTTTTGATACATTTCTTAAAACGGAGAAGTTGTATACTTTTTCTACATAAGTTTCCTGAAAAAGAAACTGTCTGAAGTTTTGATAGGGCTTCAGATGGTTAAATAATATTGGTTTAGCTGCACAGACCAATGCAATCTTACCATGAGGACAAAGAGTAGTTGCGCGATGTAAAAATGCCAAGACCATCTCACTAGCAAAGTCATACTTTTTTAAGTAAGTTTTAATTTCGTTAGACAAACCACCTCTACTAAAAGGAGGGTTACCCACTACCAAATCAAAATCGATATTTTCAAAAGCCCCTGTTGACAAGCTACTCATTCTAAATAGGTTAGCACCTTGTTTGTCAGCATCATTATCAGGGTCATAAATTAAGTAAGGAAAACGGGCAGTTTGCCAAAGTGTTTTGGGTTCCAACCTGTCTAACATAGCCAAATACAGGCTAAAGGCAGCTACCTTAATGGCTTCTTTTTCTATCTCAATCCCAAAGATATTGTCTTGTACGATTTGGCAGATAACTTCAAAAGAAAGGCTTTGGTTTGGGTGTGCTACTTGCCACCTATCCAATAATCGGTTCAAGGTTTCTACCAGAAAAATACCTGAGCCACAAGTAGGATCAAGGGTTTTTACCTGATAGTTGGTATCGTCTTTAGTTGGATAAGGTAATACCTCGTTTAGAATAAACTCTGCCAAGGCAGGTGGGGTATAAAATGCTCCTTTTTTTGTTTTGCTGGCTTCGCCTTCTTCCTTTTCCAGAAAGTCTTCATAAATATTACTTAATAGCAATACAGGAATTACATCAAAAGAAAATATTCTCCAATCAAATAACTTTAGCTGTCCATCTTCTCTTCTTTCTGACCAAAAGCATTTTCTTATTTCTTGTAAGTGCTGTATGGTTACTATTTTTGTTTCTTCTGCTGTGATTGGGCTTAAATTTCCATTAAAAGCATCCTCTAATTTTGCATATAATTTATAAGTTCCTTTTACGTCATTTAAAACATCAAAATAAGTTTGTGAATTTTGTGCGCCAGTATATTTTTGATAAAAAGCTGCATCGGTGGCTTTTCTATCTTCCAGATATAAAATAAATAATGAACGTAGCAGTAAATCATGTATAACCTCTACTGGCAAATCTTTAGACAGAGCCTTGCGGGTTTTTTTCAGGTTTTCAACTAAAGCCTTTTCAATACGAGTCTCTGTTTTAACCTGCTTTGCATACTTCTCTTCTTTCCAAAAACGTCCTGACTCTATGGCTACTTTGCCAAAAACCTGCTCTAACTCAGTTAAATCATTAAGGGTCGTTTGATAAACTAATAAATCTTTTGTGATGTCAGGTTTTTTGTCTTGAAAGTCATGCAAAGGTTTTGCGTAGCAATTAAAAACCCTGATTTCAGTAGGGCTTTCTACATACAAAAACGGAACTTTGCCTTGATTCCAAATTTTTCTCTGAACCTCCAATATTTCCTGTTGAGTTTGCTTACCAAAATCAGTTACTTCTTTAAAGTATACTGAAGGAAACTCTCCTGAAAAATACACTTTATCAATTCCAAAATCTTTTACCTGATTTACATAATGACGTTTCAGAGCAGACATAGAAAGAGTATCTACTTGTACGTCTTGCACGCCAGGTGTAAAGCCTAAATGTTCGATAATGGAAATGTCATTATTCATGTTGTTTTATTTGATAAACTGTTTAATTGTTGGTTGATTAGCTCTAACTTATCTAAAATCAAATCTTGAGTAGAAGCATCAGAACCAGGAAACCCAATAAAAGCTGCCATTTCCCAAATTTCTAATACTTCATCAATATTTACTGAGTAAGGTAAATAGTTTGTATTATCAGATACTAATAACAATTGTTGATTTTTTGATACCTCATTAATTACTTTTTTGAAAACAACCCCTTCCTCTTTCAATAATACAATATATCTATGATTGTTTTTTATGTTATGAAAGTTTTCGATATATTTTCCAATAACAATAAACCCATCTTGTAAAGGGGGCATAGAATCACCTTCTATTTCAAATGCTCTATAATTTCCATCAGGCAACTTAGGTAATGTAAAACGGAATAACTCTTTGATGTATGATTCTTCACCATATCCTTGTGAATAACCAGCTTTTGCTTTTACAGGTATGAAATCAATATTTTGTGTGACTTTACCAGTTGTTTCAACAGGGATTAGACGAATGTTATTAACGGAAGGTATTGTTTTTTTCTTAAGATTAACCTTGAGTAAATCATCAATGCTCACCCCAAAATATTCAGCAATTTTAATGAGTACATTAGCTTTTGGTAGAGCTTTACCAAGTTCATAATCTACCCACGCAGATCGAGAAATACCTAAGTGCTTAGC
Protein-coding sequences here:
- a CDS encoding HsdM family class I SAM-dependent methyltransferase, yielding MNNDISIIEHLGFTPGVQDVQVDTLSMSALKRHYVNQVKDFGIDKVYFSGEFPSVYFKEVTDFGKQTQQEILEVQRKIWNQGKVPFLYVESPTEIRVFNCYAKPLHDFQDKKPDITKDLLVYQTTLNDLTELEQVFGKVAIESGRFWKEEKYAKQVKTETRIEKALVENLKKTRKALSKDLPVEVIHDLLLRSLFILYLEDRKATDAAFYQKYTGAQNSQTYFDVLNDVKGTYKLYAKLEDAFNGNLSPITAEETKIVTIQHLQEIRKCFWSERREDGQLKLFDWRIFSFDVIPVLLLSNIYEDFLEKEEGEASKTKKGAFYTPPALAEFILNEVLPYPTKDDTNYQVKTLDPTCGSGIFLVETLNRLLDRWQVAHPNQSLSFEVICQIVQDNIFGIEIEKEAIKVAAFSLYLAMLDRLEPKTLWQTARFPYLIYDPDNDADKQGANLFRMSSLSTGAFENIDFDLVVGNPPFSRGGLSNEIKTYLKKYDFASEMVLAFLHRATTLCPHGKIALVCAAKPILFNHLKPYQNFRQFLFQETYVEKVYNFSVLRNVSKKQGGRNLFASATSPVSVVFYSKNKPVKMPEKLMYCAPKTAIKNRMIDGIAIDSTDIKYLPREECQKPNTNIWKVAMWGSEQDFDLIQRLQSKQNLEDFFVKNGWNDRGDGLKTSNPKNIPNQLIKNDLHLPAKQIRRYFTPKTFAVNIEDVKFHRLGKISAYQAPHIVIKKGLTNKEYCVSYVDYNSSFKSTIYGIHHKDSGKLKILTAYLNSSFAKYFMFLTTASWGIEREEVKPDEAFQLPDLCFSLPKNTSKAILKAFDQIVEVKKANVINEEPQINALEKEIDELFWKVLNFSETEQIFINDLLDYSLDAFMEKEKSKAFKPVSNEEQKAYAEYVCKTMNSFLISPESEGISVWVTLVNTQESKNPLNVVVVNFGNEKPAGHVEELPMGKITNILKTIEQYSYEEYAESMYYRKFIRYYTEDKAYIIKPNEKRFWSRSMAINDANEIIGDNLTD
- a CDS encoding helix-turn-helix domain-containing protein — encoded protein: MEKQDLLKIIKHLRTSEGLTHQQMATKLGWGKQTYERIENGRTQNVGLDDIAQIAQVFGLTVVELMNRATPEGTATALLKEAVHLFREAQTKVDAAEQILKKLPKNK
- a CDS encoding XRE family transcriptional regulator, with product MKKRRLIAHNLKYLRSEVKKTTQSRVAKHLGISRSAWVDYELGKALPKANVLIKIAEYFGVSIDDLLKVNLKKKTIPSVNNIRLIPVETTGKVTQNIDFIPVKAKAGYSQGYGEESYIKELFRFTLPKLPDGNYRAFEIEGDSMPPLQDGFIVIGKYIENFHNIKNNHRYIVLLKEEGVVFKKVINEVSKNQQLLLVSDNTNYLPYSVNIDEVLEIWEMAAFIGFPGSDASTQDLILDKLELINQQLNSLSNKTT
- a CDS encoding baseplate J/gp47 family protein; its protein translation is MARTLTQIRNELLAAKAAEPKLDALDSPSNFAIWRLWLYVVAMAAWTLEQLFDRHKAAVEARLAQSIFGSAEWFVLQATKFQYGDNLIRDQNGALGYAQVSLEKQIISQAAISVASGNDNVATLKVAKTVDGQPGQLSAGELAALRGYVDRLQPPGAYLLVNSLPGDTIKISLEVYYNPLLEPASLKTAIETAIKQHLASLPFDGKILKSKIVDAVQAVAGVEDVVITLFEAKASGETYTPVNRVYIPKSGYVKLDSEHPLKDHLTLKTPL